Proteins from a single region of Symphalangus syndactylus isolate Jambi chromosome 12, NHGRI_mSymSyn1-v2.1_pri, whole genome shotgun sequence:
- the KCNA10 gene encoding potassium voltage-gated channel subfamily A member 10 yields the protein MDVCGWKEMEVALVNFDNSDEIQEEPGYATDFDSTSPKGQPGGSSFSNWKILIGDSTNHETAFSKLPEDYADSPGPEPVVLNEGNQRVIINIAGLRFETQLRTLSQFPETLLGDREKRMQFFDSMRNEYFFDRNRPSFDGILYYYQSGGKIRRPANVPIDIFADEISFYELGSEAMDQFREDEGFIKDPETLLPTNDIHRQFWLLFEYPESSSAARGVAVVSVLVVVISITIFCLETLPEFREDRELKVVRDPNLNMSKTVLSQTMFTDPFFMVESTCIVWFTFELVLRFVVCPSKTDFFRNIMNIIDIISIIPYFATLITELVQETEPSAQQNMSLAILRIIRLVRVFRIFKLSRHSKGLQILGQTLKASMRELGLLIFFLFIGVILFSSAVYFAEVDEPESHFSSIPDGFWWAVVTMTTVGYGDMCPTTPGGKIVGTLCAIAGVLTIALPVPVIVSNFNYFYHRETENEEKQNIPGEIERILNSVGSRMGSTDSLNKTNGGCSMKKSRK from the coding sequence ATGGATGTGTGTGGCTGGAAAGAAATGGAGGTTGCGCTGGTCAATTTTGACAATTCAGATGAAATCCAAGAAGAGCCAGGCTATGCCACAGACTTTGACTCAACCAGCCCAAAAGGACAGCCTGGGGGCAGCTCCTTCTCCAACTGGAAGATCCTCATCGGCGACAGCACCAACCATGAGACGGCCTTCTCCAAGCTTCCAGAAGACTACGCCGACTCTCCAGGGCCTGAGCCAGTGGTCCTGAATGAAGGAAACCAGCGGGTGATCATCAACATTGCTGGGCTGAGATTTGAGACCCAGCTCAGAACCCTCAGTCAGTTCCCAGAGACTCTCCTGGGAGACCGGGAGAAAAGGATGCAGTTCTTTGACTCCATGAGAAATGAGTATTTCTTTGATCGGAACCGGCCCAGTTTTGATGGAATTCTATATTATTACCAATCTGGTGGGAAAATTCGGCGCCCAGCCAATGTTCCTATTGATATCTTTGCTGATGAAATCTCCTTCTATGAGCTGGGTAGTGAGGCCATGGACCAGTTCCGGGAGGATGAAGGCTTCATAAAAGACCCTGAAACACTGCTACCCACCAATGACATCCACCGTCAGTTCTGGCTCCTCTTTGAGTACCCTGAGAGTTCCAGCGCTGCCCGTGGTGTGGCCGTGGTCTCAGTGTTGGTTGTGGTCATCTCCATCACCATCTTCTGCCTGGAGACACTGCCAGAGTTCCGGGAGGATAGGGAGCTGAAGGTGGTCAGAGACCCCAATCTCAACATGAGCAAGACAGTCCTCTCCCAGACCATGTTCACTGACCCTTTCTTCATGGTGGAGTCTACCTGCATCGTGTGGTTCACCTTTGAGCTGGTGCTCCGGTTCGTGGTCTGCCCCAGCAAGACTGACTTCTTCAGGAACATCATGAACATCATTGACATCATCTCCATTATCCCCTACTTTGCAACTCTCATCACAGAGCTAGTCCAGGAGACAGAGCCGAGTGCCCAACAGAACATGTCCCTGGCCATCCTGAGGATCATCCGCCTGGTGAGGGTCTTCCGCATCTTCAAGCTCTCGCGCCACTCCAAGGGGCTGCAGATCCTTGGGCAAACACTGAAGGCGTCCATGCGGGAGTTGGGGTTGCTcatcttctttctcttcattgGAGTCATCCTCTTCTCCAGTGCAGTCTACTTTGCTGAGGTGGATGAGCCAGAGTCCCATTTCTCTAGCATTCCTGATGGCTTCTGGTGGGCAGTGGTCACCATGACAACTGTAGGCTATGGGGACATGTGCCCGACCACCCCAGGGGGGAAGATTGTGGGCACTCTGTGTGCAATTGCTGGGGTCCTCACCATTGCCCTCCCTGTGCCTGTCATCGTCTCCAACTTCAATTACTTCTACCACCGGGAGACTGAGAATGAGGAAAAGCAGAACATCCCAGGAGAAATTGAAAGAATCCTCAACAGTGTAGGCTCAAGAATGGGCAGCACAGACTCTCTTAATAAGACCAATGGTGGCTGTTCCATGAAGAAGTCTAGGAAGTGA